CCAAATAGAGCAAAGTGATGATCTAAACCTAGCTCTCCATTATTCaccaaaatcaaaatagaaaaaaaaaaacagaaaaacaaaaccacCTTACTTGTACATTTATTAAACAACACCATATCGATGAAAGTCTAAAATGGCGGAAAAGgtatcaataaaaatgaaatgactAGTTAGCATCAATTAATATGTATCGAGTGATAGGTTATGGCAGTTATTTATTGGAACCCACTCACTTGATCAACAATAATGAAGGAACGCGACCTATTTTGATTTATCAATAAGATCATAAATCACTCAACTAGTGCAtattaatgggaaaatttaATTACTATAATCCTAAGATTTATTGTAGAAAATTTGGTAACCATAGAGACACCTAAAGCTAGTTCCTATGATATTATTGAACTTATTCTAGAAAACTAGACCTTAGTATGTCAAAATTTCCCTATAAAAAGTATAAGAAAAAGGGTGGACGGAAGGTGGGGCAAGcacttttggccaaaaaaaagaagtgtgTCGAGAtttctggaaaagaaaagaaaaggggagaaaggtaggtcttttctttttcttttttctttttttggtcagcGAGAAGAAAGGTAGGCCATTGATGATTACCTGCCTAAAATAGGCTCGTGGTGGCACAAATTAAATATGCTTTTCAATCGGTGATTCACACCCGAAACGAAGTTCTGATAAACCAGTCGAGATTTGCCGCCAAACTGCTCCTCATGATCATCGATTAAGGTTTCAGTTAATACAGTGCTTTTGGAATTGGCTCTAGTGATATCCCGTCTCAATGATTATTAAAAAGGAATGATGACGTAAATGATCTCTAAACGTTAGTCTAATGTGTGATGTTGTTATCaaactttaatttgtttaacgTGGTACATAAGTCTTAACTCAATATGTAGTATAGTTTTGAACTTTTagtttgttcaatatgatccatAAAGCTTCAACGCacattcaatttagtccatatatattaaatgttttctttccattaattcaagtttaggaATAAtattggacatttttttttttttctttccattggACATtttattcttaccttttaccaaaaaaacaatGTTTGGACATTTTATATGATTCgatgactaaattgaataagTATCAAtaagtattataaatttatggatcacattaaatagattaaaattttagggaaTAATTTATACGTCGGACCAAAGTTTATTGATCAAGTTTATAGATCATATTACACATctgatcaaaatttataaattatctgcattattttctttattacatATTACAGCATGGACAGAAAGCAAAGAGATCATCGTTAATAATAGAGACAATAACAATGTGGTGGAGAGAGCCCGTGAGAAAATCACTGGTCAAATCCCAGGATAAAGGCGTGGATCGAACCAGCTTTCCCGTTCCATCGATGCAAATGGCATGTGTGGCCGGCCGGCGAGGAACCGAGATTCTTGGTCCCCACGCTGATCCGCCGGTCCACATGCAAAAGACATCTTTCGTTTCagtattctttcttttcattaattaatcaattctgGACCAATAAGTAACCTAATCTTACCTAACAAAACTCTGTATTATCTCAAGGATCGACGTGTAATCTAATGCAGCTCGAGATCAGCATaacttttataatatttatttttttaatgccaTGTggggataaaaaaaatgagttattAAAGTTGCCATTGGATTCAATGATGATGTGCTGCCTGCCCGCAGATCCAGACAGCTATGATTCTTAAAAGGGTTGGCTTACATTAATCAAAGGTGATTAGGGTTTGTCTTATTGCTAATGATTGTTCTTTAAtgtactcttcttcttctttttttaatttttttcccaagagTAGTTGCGTCGAACCATCTCTTTTTATAATGCAGGATCTACTTTAGGGAATTTATTGAATATTCTCCAATTTTTTGTAGCCCTCTTGAGATGGCAGCTCTCCTTTAGCCATAGTTGAAAGAAAGTGGGTTCAGATGTATTGGACCAATGAAGTAGATAGAGATAAGGACAGgataaattgaaataacatttttctgaaaatttccaattaatttaaGAACCGAGATatattttggaagaaaattagaTAAGAGACATTCACCAATTGAAGCTTGTTAATTTATTCTTATACgattatagaaaattatataaattaaaggGAACATTGCAAAacttaataattaaataagcTGATGGCATCGATCATGCTATAgttttggaaatataaattttttttgtgtagTTCCGACATATGCTAAATAAATTTGTGGATTAGACTTCCAAGGTTTCTAGAGCTTGAAAAGCCAGTGAAATTAACCACGTGCGCTTTTATTTATGTCACCTAATTTTGATGCCATCACACCACTttaaaaaggacacgtggtgAATTGTCGCTAGACTTCCACCTCATCGATGTGTTTTACTATATAAACGGTCCTAATTGGCGAACGAGCATAGACAAGCTGTGGGCCACTCAAGTGCTATTGTGATGGGCCAGGCCCATTATCATTTGTGGCCCATGATCATGTATCATTTTAATTAGAACCAGCGAAATGAGTGCACAAGAGGATTGTAGCAGCCTTCACATACAGTCATTTGATTTCAAGATTGCAAACCCAAGTGagtcttttctcattttggtGTATTCTTGATATTCAAAATTATAGAATATCATCTAATTTGTGCTTACTCTAACACcgttcatttcatggaaaataaataattcgcaatttttttcctaaaaacgaTTGCTTTTTCCTCTTAGAAAAATTAATagaccaaaaatattttcacatctaTGAAAACATTTAGATGGTTGTTCtcaataatgaaatttttttttactaaccACGTGGACTTATCCTGTTTCGTtggtttcacaaaaaatgaatattttgaattttttttactaaaaatgaTCACTCGCATCTCTTAAGATAATTAACCAATGCAAAATGTatctttttagataataaaaaatttctcgtCCGGTCATTTTTATAAGGAATATGAGcaattgttttgaaaaaaattgttttatcGATTAtgaatttttcacgaaacaagaGCTCTGGAGCACTGTAATTTGCATATTAAACCAGCCGGATAATAAGCAAGGAGGCCCGAAGAGGTCAATCGGGTCGGCCCGATTTATCTTGATGGGCGGGCTACCAAGTAATGGAGGCCCCCAAGGAATCTCAATGTGGCACAATCCAAAATGATTTGGCttcgtccatttttttttccgttgtcaatgcaatttattttgcaatttcCCATCCGAAAGACTTCTTTTGTTCTGACGGTAGGGTGTTTGGCACGTTTTGCGCACTCGGTTCATCCCAACAGAGTTTAATTTCGATGGTCCTCCGATGGCACGCACATTGGCACGCACGGTCGGTATTTCCAAAGCGACATTTAGAGAATGTACTATCGTGATAATATGGACTCGCACACATTATCACTCAAGCAAATACCTAAAATGCTGGGAATGAATTGCATCTTTTATTAACCATTGGGATTCGCCCGGctacccttccaacatggaagggggaggtgaggggttcaaaactTTCTCAGGAGAAGATGGGGTGGGggcgcgtaagtttcaggagtaaGTTTCGATTCCCACGAGCAAAAGCAGTAAaaatctgagagtgagtgtgtaaagtagaaatagagtaggtgacaaaaaaataattgcatcTTTTATCAATACTCAatagaaatcaaattccaaaTGGCTACGAATCGATAAgattagaaagagagagatggttcCAAAAGCAGGTAGAAAGAACCATGACGCCACTTTGACGTGCGTTGTGGGGCCGAATTGCACTTTCTCCCCTCCAGATTGTGATACTTATTATGGATTGCCcgacttttttcatttttttcacaaTGTGCCCCGTGAAATCTCGAAAACTgtgattatttcatttttcgCAGTCCCTCCCGTAAAATTCTTGAAATAAAGCTGTAACATCACATTCCTATCGCTAGCTCCGACCATCGTTCCTCCAGAGCTCTAAAGCCTCGGGacctttttttggccaaattgaaaaagTTCGGGGCCAAAATTCCGAATAACAGTCAAAATCCGGGGCGAGAACGAAAATTACTCCAGCAGCGCGGGGCGcgtgcaccaaaaaaaaaaaccgcgaCTCGCGCTTTTCTTCCTCGTCCTCTCCTTTCCCGTCGCCGAAACGACGGCGATGGCGAAGCTTCAGCTCCAGCTCCGGTTTCAGCTCGGGCAGCAACGTTCGCCGGCGCTCGCGCCGCCGTCTCCGTCGCGAGCTCCCACTCCGGGGCTTCGCGTCCGGCCTCTCTCGAGCTCTTCCGCCGCCTtccccgccgcccccgccgccgcccgtccCGAGAGGCTCCGCGTCGTCCTCCTCCGTCCGGTCTCCGATCCGCGGCGCCGGCCGCCGTGTCGAATGAGCGGCTCGGGTAATCTCGACTTCCTTGACCTCGAAATTTGCGCGGGAATGGTGGGTTTGGGTTGGAGTCGCGTTCTGTGCGGACTTCCCGCGAGCAGCTGGCGTGCCTGCTGTTGCATTGCGGCCATCCgactaaatttttgttttttttttgtctgctGATGCTTCTGTAATGAACTTTCGATGTGGAGCGAAATTGTGGAATTGGAAGGGAGGCGTGTGGAAGAAGACTAATCGTGTGTTCGTTAGATTTGATACCGCAGCTCGAGCTCGAGAAGCCGGAGCAGAGGCCGGTGAAGCGCGCGAATGGGATTTTCTGGATTATACTCTTGAACCTTGGAATTTACGTAGCGGATCACTTGTTTCAGGTACTGAAATAATTGGGTTATCTCGTTTGCGAAGTATAATGGTACCGGCTTTGATTCCGACTTGTTTAATGTTGCTACCGATTGTGAATCCTCGTCGTCGAGTGGCGAGTCGAAAAGGGTGGAGTTTGCGATGTTGTGTCTGCAAATTACACGTTAGGGAAGTGCTTCAAGTCTCAGGGCAATTGCTGCAGCTCTGACTGAGAACTACGGAGTTCTTGGAAGCTGGAGTAGGTCTATCAGAAGCTAATCTTGGAGATTGCGAAAGCATCTTAGGCCTTAGGGACACTTCTCTGGTCTCAGCATTTGGTATGGTTATGGAAATGTAATCCTAAATGAGAAGATAAAAGGTTGTCTACCTGTGTATCGGAGCTTAAGTTGCTCTGTGGTTGCACATGATGAAATCTCTAGAGCTTGGAAGTCTAACACGTGAGTCAGATGATGAAGGTTGGAACTTTCAGGAGGGGATCCTATTCGGGTGTGTTGCATGTCCTGTTTGGTTGTGCCATAAGAAATATGGATGCGGGGTCTCGGTTGATATTGAAGATCACCGTTCTGTTTTAAGAGGACTCTATTCCATCCCTTATCAGCACATTACATAGGGTGCAGGCAGATTGATAAACTGTTTTATGTaccttctctttgctttttttagGTCTGGGGAATCAAAAGTCTCTACTTGTACCACAATCGGCCTACTTGGTACCAGTTTGTGACAGCAACATTCTGCCATGCCGATTGGTGAGGCTATCATGACAAGTTCCACTTACAGTAGTCACCTTGTGAATTTGTAAGTCTGATCACAGTCCCTTGTGTCTTCCTCAGGAACCATCTCTCAAGCAACCTCTTCTTCTTGTACATATTTGGTAAGGTCTTAAGTTGCATATTGGCATGGATTCCTGGCTTGGATTAATGCTGAAATATGACTCTACTCTTTATCTGTGGTTAGGTAAACTTgttgaggaagaggaaggaaattTCGCTTTATGGTTTTCCTACATTCTAACTGGGGCTGGAGCAAACCTTGTCTCATGGCTTCTTTTACCAAGAAATTCAGTTTCTGTTGGAGCCTCAGGTGCTGTTTTTGGATTATTTGCCATTAGTGTGCTTGTGAAGGTGAGCCATAGAATCATGAGCTGATCAGCAATTTATCCCTTGTGGAAATTTTTAACcctcagtttttttttattgaagatGTCATGGGACTGGAGGAAGATCCTTGAAGTGCTCATATTGGGCCAGTTTGTTATAAAGAGGGTAAGCATTCATTCTTCCAGTCATATTTTGAGCACTCGAGAAGACTGGTAAGTTGAAAAAGAGTTTCTTGTGTAATTTCAGTCCATGTTTATGCTATCCCCGTGTCCTTGATAGGTGATGGAAGCAGCTCAAGCTTCGGCAGGGTTTTCAGCCTCTCTGCAAGGAAATTATGCCTTACAGAGTATTAATCACATAGCGCATCTCTCTGGCGCTCTTATCGGCGTGCTTCTAGTATGGCTTCTCAGCAGAGTTCCGCCGGAATCTCCTAACCAGGATAAGTCGACTTTCCAGAGGAAAATGGATGgaaattaaatattcaaatgtGATCATACATGTAAAATTTCCCCTTCTTGTAATTGTCTGATTGTCTCAAACTAGAACAGTCCTCATTCATACCTTCGATTCCTTTTACTTGCTAGTAAAATGTTCACGATGAACGGATCTTCACAAAGTGGCTGTATACAGACCGTTGCCCTTTGAAggttcattttcatttgttttgacaTCTGTTGTTTTTATCAGTATTTTCTCCTGAAGCACCGAAATGCACACCTCCCATTTCCATGTCTATATCCGTCGCGTTTCCTTGTAAATTACTTTTACTTTTAGGTTGAAGCACCCATAGAGAAGAACACTTGCTAACATGATATTTTGGGTAGGTTTGGTTGACCAAATTACTGATTTACAAGTGACGATTATGCTGTGTGGCTCGGGTGCATGGCCAATAGAACAGATTGAGCTGCAAAGGCATCTGGAAGTCAAGGATAACGAAGAGCATTCATTATTCAGAAGAAAGTTTCGGGCTTTTAGTATCAAAGCAAAATATATAGGAGAGCAATGCAGCTGATATAAGACTGTTCAGTCGACTATACGAGTGCACCGCTCTTAATTCCTCCAGAGGATAGACCTAATGCGATACTAACATGTTGAGAGAGTTGAGGGCTACCGTTTGCACTGACTGACTGGCTATCGTTATGTGCTAGGTCTACTAATTCCTCCAAAGTCATAATTTCGACTAATACCAGGTCTCCTAAAACTGTTTCAAAAAAATGGATATTAAGACCGGTTTACCTATCCTTACCCTTACAAAATTTCATCATTCCGGCAACTTATTgctgaacaaaagagaaaatcgCATGTGTGCGGTAATCCCAAGTAAAGCCACAAAGAATAATCGCGACATCTTACGTGCATTTGTACTtctgaagaaaaacaaagttaCAGATAacaaaatgccaaaagtgaggAAAACAACGAGCGAGATGCGACAACTTCTGCTTATGACCTCTTACATCTGACCTCTTAAAGTTTTCAATGCTAAATCTAAACCAAATGGCGGTGGCCCATTAAAAGTACCAACAGAATGTACTGAAATTTACCTCAATTGTATAACAATGACCATATCATCCTCTACAGGAAATGGAAAAACAAGGCCCCTATCACAAGAACCTTCGCAACGTTTCTCAATTGAACAAATGAAGCTGATTATCcgtttttcattgattatgaAACATTTCAGATATGATTGGGGAAGTTTATAGCCAATTTGCACCCCTGATAAGGCATCGCAAGAAGCGCTCTACAGTAGTACACGATGATACCGCTCATCTGCAGCCCAAGGGGAAAGGTACACAGCATCATTCACTATTTGCCCCTTCTTCTCGTGCAATTTGTTTCTAAGACTTCctcctctcttttatttttcacccTTCCCCAACAACGATGGCAATTGAACAGAGCATAACTCCCTCAGAAGCAAAATATTGGATACATGGCAGACCAAGTTCATTGTACACCAAATTTGGACAAGGCCGACTGGAATAGAGTCGAGAAGGTCTGAGACATACTCTGGTCATCAGCTTTGATCTTTACTTGTGCTTTAGCTGATGATGTATTGACAATGCATTCCACCAGAAAATTTGAAGATTCTTCCGCTTTCtgagcaaagaagaaaaacttaaaattaggGGATTGACCACCTGATGCAATGCACTGGATGGAATGGCCTTGCATGTGCCGAAGAAGGGCTTGGGGTGTGATCAATGCTGCAATTCCTTGTGGGCTTACTGAAAATTCCTGCCGCAGGTGATGATATGTCTATTAGAAATAAGAATCATAAAATAGCACTACCTACTtctcaattaaagaaaaacaaactgaTAAATGTAATACTGTTGCGTGCCAGCTACCCTGGTACACTAGACTCACTGATGCACATACAGAAGGTTTCTTAGCGATGACTGTTATTTACTCAGTGCTGGTAAATGAATTGCAAACTAACTATatcattaacaaaaaaatgtcaaaaaaggtTCTGGGTACTTTATGAGTTGCAACATTGATAGCAAATGTTAATCCTGGCATACA
This genomic stretch from Eucalyptus grandis isolate ANBG69807.140 chromosome 3, ASM1654582v1, whole genome shotgun sequence harbors:
- the LOC104436942 gene encoding rhomboid-like protein 11, chloroplastic, translating into MAKLQLQLRFQLGQQRSPALAPPSPSRAPTPGLRVRPLSSSSAAFPAAPAAARPERLRVVLLRPVSDPRRRPPCRMSGSDLIPQLELEKPEQRPVKRANGIFWIILLNLGIYVADHLFQVWGIKSLYLYHNRPTWYQFVTATFCHADWNHLSSNLFFLYIFGKLVEEEEGNFALWFSYILTGAGANLVSWLLLPRNSVSVGASGAVFGLFAISVLVKMSWDWRKILEVLILGQFVIKRVMEAAQASAGFSASLQGNYALQSINHIAHLSGALIGVLLVWLLSRVPPESPNQDKSTFQRKMDGN